A stretch of the Vitis riparia cultivar Riparia Gloire de Montpellier isolate 1030 chromosome 13, EGFV_Vit.rip_1.0, whole genome shotgun sequence genome encodes the following:
- the LOC117929037 gene encoding transcription factor GAMYB-like isoform X1 translates to MLLDLYLSVLFVVFNFVSYSFSSRGVGLLVEWSSAISGIWCVIAVKEMSHLTNESEDGMLSKDQTGSPLIDEGNSSGSAGGGIVLKKGPWTSSEDAILVEYVKKHGEGNWNAVQKHSGLFRCGKSCRLRWANHLRPNLKKGAFTAEEERLIIELHAKMGNKWARMAAHLPGRTDNEIKNYWNTRIKRRQRAGLPLYPPEVCFQALQESQQIQNTGGINGGDKVHHDLLQTNSYEIPDVILDGFKANQDAFPYVPDFPNLSTSSMLMKGFGSSQYCGFMAPTMHRQKRVRESPALFPGYNERNGIPLFDQIQDDTGDKIAQSFGLPYPFDPDPTNKDPLPFAGMQGSHALLNGNFSASKPISGPVKLELPSLQYLETDLGGWGTSSSPPPLLESVDAFIQSPPSGTVQLECLSPRNSGLLDALLHEAKTISSGKNHLSDKSANSSTVTPGDLADSCLNMCETEWEDYGDPISPLGHSTTSIFSECTPISASGSSLDEHPPSETFPGCSVKAEPVDQVWTPDGEKETSTQLDFSRPDVLLGSNWIDQSTGGPKDQAMMNDAVASLFSDDFGNNYKNMASGTPTSNQGWGLGCCAWNNLPPVCQMSELP, encoded by the exons ATGTTGCTGGACTTATATTTGTCGGTTCTGTTTGTtgtgtttaattttgtttcttattcctTTAGTAGCCGGGGTGTTGGCCTTTTGGTTGAATGGTCATCAGCTATTAGTGGGATTTGGTGTGTGATTGCAGTTAAAGAGATGAGTCACTTGACAAATGAGAGCGAAGATGGAATGCTCTCAAAGGACCAAACAGGGTCCCCATTGATTGATGAAGGCAACAGCAGCGGAAGTGCAGGTGGGGGAATTGTTCTGAAGAAAGGACCATGGACGTCTTCGGAAGACGCAATCTTGGTGGAATATGTGAAGAAACATGGTGAAGGAAACTGGAATGCAGTTCAGAAGCATTCTGGCCTTTTTCGGTGTGGGAAAAGTTGCCGTTTAAGGTGGGCTAATCACCTTAGACCAAATCTGAAAAAGGGAGCATTCACTGCAGAAGAAGAAAGGCTGATAATTGAACTTCATGCGAAGATGGGCAACAAGTGGGCACGGATGGCTGCACAT TTACCTGGACGAACTGATAATGAGATAAAGAACTACTGGAACACCCGAATTAAGAGAAGGCAACGAGCTGGTTTACCACTTTATCCTCCTGAAGTGTGTTTTCAAGCATTGCAGGAGAGTCAACAAATCCAGAATACTGGTGGAATTAATGGTGGGGATAAAGTGCACCATGATCTCTTGCAAACTAACAGTTATGAGATACCAGATGTCATCTTGGATGGTTTTAAGGCTAACCAGGATGCCTTTCCCTATGTCCCTGATTTTCCTAATCTTTCTACCAGTAGCATGCTAATGAAAGGGTTTGGTTCTTCTCAATATTGTGGTTTCATGGCTCCAACAATGCATCGCCAGAAGCGTGTTCGAGAATCACCAGCCTTATTTCCTGGCTATAATGAAAGAAATGGAATCCCCCTGTTTGACCAGATTCAGGATGATACTGGTGATAAAATTGCTCAGTCCTTTGGGTTGCCTTATCCATTTGATCCTGACCCTACCAACAAGGACCCATTGCCTTTTGCTGGCATGCAGGGTAGCCATGCCCTTTTAAATGGCAACTTCTCTGCTTCTAAGCCCATTTCTGGGCCTGTGAAGTTGGAGCTCCCTTCACTCCAATATCTAGAAACCGATTTAGGTGGCTGGGGCACATCTTCTTCACCGCCACCTTTACTTGAGTCTGTTGATGCTTTTATTCAGTCTCCACCATCTGGGACAGTCCAGTTAGAATGCCTTTCACCACGTAATAGTGGCCTGCTGGATGCTTTGCTCCATGAGGCAAAGACGATAAGCAGTGGGAAGAATCATTTGTCAGACAAGAGTGCAAATTCCTCTACTGTTACTCCTGGTGATTTAGCAGATAGTTGCCTGAATATGTGTGAGACAGAATGGGAAGACTATGGTGATCCTATTTCTCCTTTGGGTCATTCTACAACTTCAATCTTCAGTGAGTGTACGCCAATCAGTGCCAGTGGAAGTTCATTGGATGAGCACCCCCCTTCTGAGACCTTTCCTG GATGCAGTGTTAAGGCGGAACCAGTTGACCAAGTTTGGACTCCAgatggagaaaaagaaacatCGACCCAGTTGGATTTTTCCAGGCCTGATGTTTTACTTGGCTCAAATTGGATTGACCAGAGTACTGGCGGTCCCAAGGACCAAGCCATGATGAATGATGCTGTAGCGTCGCTTTTTAGTGATGATTTCGGCAACAACTACAAGAACATGGCTTCTGGAACTCCTACATCAAATCAAGGTTGGGGGCTTGGTTGTTGTGCATGGAATAACTTGCCTCCTGTCTGTCAAATGTCTGAACTTCCTTGA
- the LOC117929037 gene encoding transcription factor GAMYB-like isoform X2, with amino-acid sequence MSHLTNESEDGMLSKDQTGSPLIDEGNSSGSAGGGIVLKKGPWTSSEDAILVEYVKKHGEGNWNAVQKHSGLFRCGKSCRLRWANHLRPNLKKGAFTAEEERLIIELHAKMGNKWARMAAHLPGRTDNEIKNYWNTRIKRRQRAGLPLYPPEVCFQALQESQQIQNTGGINGGDKVHHDLLQTNSYEIPDVILDGFKANQDAFPYVPDFPNLSTSSMLMKGFGSSQYCGFMAPTMHRQKRVRESPALFPGYNERNGIPLFDQIQDDTGDKIAQSFGLPYPFDPDPTNKDPLPFAGMQGSHALLNGNFSASKPISGPVKLELPSLQYLETDLGGWGTSSSPPPLLESVDAFIQSPPSGTVQLECLSPRNSGLLDALLHEAKTISSGKNHLSDKSANSSTVTPGDLADSCLNMCETEWEDYGDPISPLGHSTTSIFSECTPISASGSSLDEHPPSETFPGCSVKAEPVDQVWTPDGEKETSTQLDFSRPDVLLGSNWIDQSTGGPKDQAMMNDAVASLFSDDFGNNYKNMASGTPTSNQGWGLGCCAWNNLPPVCQMSELP; translated from the exons ATGAGTCACTTGACAAATGAGAGCGAAGATGGAATGCTCTCAAAGGACCAAACAGGGTCCCCATTGATTGATGAAGGCAACAGCAGCGGAAGTGCAGGTGGGGGAATTGTTCTGAAGAAAGGACCATGGACGTCTTCGGAAGACGCAATCTTGGTGGAATATGTGAAGAAACATGGTGAAGGAAACTGGAATGCAGTTCAGAAGCATTCTGGCCTTTTTCGGTGTGGGAAAAGTTGCCGTTTAAGGTGGGCTAATCACCTTAGACCAAATCTGAAAAAGGGAGCATTCACTGCAGAAGAAGAAAGGCTGATAATTGAACTTCATGCGAAGATGGGCAACAAGTGGGCACGGATGGCTGCACAT TTACCTGGACGAACTGATAATGAGATAAAGAACTACTGGAACACCCGAATTAAGAGAAGGCAACGAGCTGGTTTACCACTTTATCCTCCTGAAGTGTGTTTTCAAGCATTGCAGGAGAGTCAACAAATCCAGAATACTGGTGGAATTAATGGTGGGGATAAAGTGCACCATGATCTCTTGCAAACTAACAGTTATGAGATACCAGATGTCATCTTGGATGGTTTTAAGGCTAACCAGGATGCCTTTCCCTATGTCCCTGATTTTCCTAATCTTTCTACCAGTAGCATGCTAATGAAAGGGTTTGGTTCTTCTCAATATTGTGGTTTCATGGCTCCAACAATGCATCGCCAGAAGCGTGTTCGAGAATCACCAGCCTTATTTCCTGGCTATAATGAAAGAAATGGAATCCCCCTGTTTGACCAGATTCAGGATGATACTGGTGATAAAATTGCTCAGTCCTTTGGGTTGCCTTATCCATTTGATCCTGACCCTACCAACAAGGACCCATTGCCTTTTGCTGGCATGCAGGGTAGCCATGCCCTTTTAAATGGCAACTTCTCTGCTTCTAAGCCCATTTCTGGGCCTGTGAAGTTGGAGCTCCCTTCACTCCAATATCTAGAAACCGATTTAGGTGGCTGGGGCACATCTTCTTCACCGCCACCTTTACTTGAGTCTGTTGATGCTTTTATTCAGTCTCCACCATCTGGGACAGTCCAGTTAGAATGCCTTTCACCACGTAATAGTGGCCTGCTGGATGCTTTGCTCCATGAGGCAAAGACGATAAGCAGTGGGAAGAATCATTTGTCAGACAAGAGTGCAAATTCCTCTACTGTTACTCCTGGTGATTTAGCAGATAGTTGCCTGAATATGTGTGAGACAGAATGGGAAGACTATGGTGATCCTATTTCTCCTTTGGGTCATTCTACAACTTCAATCTTCAGTGAGTGTACGCCAATCAGTGCCAGTGGAAGTTCATTGGATGAGCACCCCCCTTCTGAGACCTTTCCTG GATGCAGTGTTAAGGCGGAACCAGTTGACCAAGTTTGGACTCCAgatggagaaaaagaaacatCGACCCAGTTGGATTTTTCCAGGCCTGATGTTTTACTTGGCTCAAATTGGATTGACCAGAGTACTGGCGGTCCCAAGGACCAAGCCATGATGAATGATGCTGTAGCGTCGCTTTTTAGTGATGATTTCGGCAACAACTACAAGAACATGGCTTCTGGAACTCCTACATCAAATCAAGGTTGGGGGCTTGGTTGTTGTGCATGGAATAACTTGCCTCCTGTCTGTCAAATGTCTGAACTTCCTTGA